The DNA segment GTCACTTCCCTCATGGCCGAACTCATTATCGACTTGCCATACCACAATCGCTTGTTCATGTTGATAGTGTTTGACTAATTCCTTCGTGATGCGGGCACTATGTTCCCTGTAGGTATCCGAATGAAAGCAATATTGGCGGCGGCCGCCAAACACTCGCTTATGGCCATATTCATCTTCAGATAATATCGAAGGGTCTCTATCCGCCAGCCAAGCGGGGAAGGTTGCAGTCGGCGTACCGAACATCACATCCAACCCCTTCTCCTTCAATGAGTCAATCACCATATCAAAATAAGAAAAATTAAATTGTCCGTCTTTCTTTTCCATCAGGTGCCAGGCAAACTCGCCGATTCGTACGATATTGGCCCCCATCTCTTTGATTCCTTGAATATCTTCTGTCACCATTTCCTTTGGCCAGTGTTCCGGATAATAATCTACCCCAAGATAGGTCATCTTACAAACCTCCTACTTGCATCGTTAAATCCCATGAGTACGTTCCTCGTGCAGGGATTTTTGATACCTTATTGATTTTATTTGCGACATATACATCATCATACATCCCCGTACAGGGCTCTAAAGCAAAATTATACTCACTGCGATAGCCGCCCTGCGTCTTCCATATTCCTAAATAAGGCACTTTATCCGAAGGGAACGTATACGTTAACGTCCTTCCGATGTTATTCTGAACAGCCTGACACCATCCTTGGCTTAGCCGTTTTGTAAAATAAAACTTCTCTATATTGTTCGCTTTTTCGTCTTCCATTTTTGATAAATCGATGGAGTCCCCTGTTCGCCTGGATTGGGTGACTGGATAACGATGGACGGTTCCCCACTCTCCAAGATGATCAGATGCTTGTTCCACATTAATGACTTCACTCAGATCCGATGGCACGCGAATGGTTGTCGTCTGATTCATATTTAGCA comes from the Halobacillus shinanisalinarum genome and includes:
- a CDS encoding aldose epimerase family protein; the protein is MIKYGTFKGIDSIILENEHIRCTILPAYGGKMASLFDKKAGYEWLYQTEADKMTIPTYGQDFSKFDSSGFDEMFPGIDEGPHPHDFLRIPDHGEVWAMPWQVTERSYGLDLEVSSPVFPYSLKKQVSLKEDRVELNYQAINLSNQPFPFIWAAHSLLNMNQTTTIRVPSDLSEVINVEQASDHLGEWGTVHRYPVTQSRRTGDSIDLSKMEDEKANNIEKFYFTKRLSQGWCQAVQNNIGRTLTYTFPSDKVPYLGIWKTQGGYRSEYNFALEPCTGMYDDVYVANKINKVSKIPARGTYSWDLTMQVGGL